A stretch of the Marasmius oreades isolate 03SP1 chromosome 8, whole genome shotgun sequence genome encodes the following:
- a CDS encoding uncharacterized protein (BUSCO:EOG09264A8D), translating into MQTISRNVRSSWNPRCVFRTLSSQSSPESNPKMTSFGFKDVPEDQKEHLVKGVFDSVASKYDLMNDASSLGVHRLWKDEFVASLRPGKKGPIKCIDVAGGTGDIARRILDYARENFSDRETTIEVVDINGQMLQEGLRRFKKTMYYNTPQVSFHEANAQELPVPQFKDNSYDLYTIAFGIRNCTSIPSVLREAYRVLKPGGTFACLEFSRVNNSLLSTLYDQYSFSIIPLLGTILAGDRDSYQYLVESIRKFPPQPEFAQMIRDVGFETGVDADGGAWTNLWGGVACIHTGVKI; encoded by the exons ATGCAAACAATATCCCGCAACGTTCGCTCGTCATGGAACCCCCGTTGTGTCTTTAGGACACTCAGCTCTCAATCCTCCCCTGAATCAAACCCAAAAATGACATCTTTCGGTTTCAAAGACGTTCCTGAAGATCAAAAGGAACACCTTGTAAAGGGTGTATTCGACTCTGTCGCTTCGAAATATGACTTGATGAATGATGCATCGTCTCTTGGGGTCCATAGGTTGTGGAAGGATGAATTTGTGGCTTCACTGAGACCTGGGAAGAAAGGCCCCATAAAGTGTATTGATGTGGCAGGGGGAACGGGGGATATTGCGCGAAGGATCCTGGACTATGCTCGTGAAAATTTCTCAGATAGGGAGACGACTATAGAGGTTGTTGATATCAATGGACAGATGTTGCAGGAGGGTTTGAGGAGGTTCAAAAAGACTATGTATTATAACA CCCCTCAGGTTTCTTTCCACGAGGCGAATGCTCAAGAGTTGCCCGTTCCACAATTCAAAGATAACTCTTATGATCTGTACACCATTGCGTTTGGGATTCGGAATTGCACTTCGATTCCTTCGGTACTCCGAGAAGCGTACCGCGTTCTGAAGCCAGGAGGAACGTTTGCCTGTCTTGAATTCAGCCGGGTTAATAATTCCTTGTTGAGCAC ACTTTATGACCAATATTCCTTCTCAATCATTCCGCTACTGGGAACAATTCTAGCAGGTGACCGTGATTCATACCAGTATTTGGTGGAATCTATTCGAAAGTTCCCACCTCAACCGGAATTTGCGCAAATGATTAGAGATGTTGGGTTTGAGACTGGAGTGGATGCTGATGGTGGTGCTTGGACGAATTTATGGGGTGGGGTTGCGTGCATCCATACTGGAGTTAAAATATGA
- a CDS encoding uncharacterized protein (BUSCO:EOG092643NE), whose product MTDNNDLTDNGSQSDSCSDNSSEEEEEIITQEYLDSLLDKARKNLPRQTPATEAAVREEELIVLPKEEPSVPLPPLDPGPVPKPYFQLRQTLYEPSSLREPEAELADRNANTSSISAGAPAPPIPPPELSKSGKSITKKQRKELRNKTAGSDWFDMPAPSESELPRLYREVEAMRLRNQLDPKRFYKKDEGEGKGIKGLPKHFAIGTVVITNTPFGGGGSGQDLTRAERKRTLVDELVDDAEARRYAKKKFQDLQSFRGAKGRNTLHIKNAGRRKKW is encoded by the exons ATGACAGACAACAATG ATCTCACAGACAATGGATCCCAGTCCGATTCATGCTCAGACAATAGttctgaagaggaggaagaaataaTTACCCAGGAATACTTGGATTCCCTTCTCGACAAAGCGAGAAAAAACCTCCCCAGGCAAACGCCAGCCACAGAAGCAGCGGTACGCgaagaagagttaattgttTTACCAAAAGAAGAACCTTCTGT TCCCTTACCTCCATTAGACCCAGGTCCTGTTCCAAAACCCTATTTCCAACTCCGTCAGACTCTCTACGAACCGTCGTCATTACGAGAGCCAGAAGCTGAACTTGCAGATCGAAACGCAAATACTTCATCTATCTCTGCCGGGGCACCCGCTCCCCCTATACCTCCACCTGAGCTTTCAAAATCTGGAAAATCCATCACGAAGAAACAACGGAAGGAG CTTCGAAACAAAACCGCCGGTTCTGACTGGTTTGATATGCCTGCCCCGTCTGAATCCGAACTCCCTCGATTATACCGCGAAGTAGAAGCAATGCGACTTCGGAACCAGTTGGACCCAAAGCGGTTCTATAAAAAagatgaaggagaaggaaagggAATTAAAGGCCTACCAAAACATTTTGCT ATAGGCACAGTTGTTATAACAAATACACcatttggtggtggtgggtctGGACAGGACCTCACACGagcagaaagaaaaagaacatTGGTGGACGAGCTGGTGGATGATGCAGAGGCTCGGAGGTATGCCAAGAAGAAATTCCAGGATCTTCAGAGCTTTCGGGGCGCGAAGGGAAGGAACACGTTGCACATTAAAAATGCTGGTAGGAGGAAAAAGTGGTAG
- a CDS encoding uncharacterized protein (BUSCO:EOG09264BOA), with the protein MPRRPSKKIRNLKQKLHSVNRNDARISKWNDISDIPLDEEEEFHASRDQILLDGENNEDENVDEDEVFTLKGMPDHDDDGDSEDEAGIGDEDMDVDLPTPRKSSGRKKQKTKASEESEEEEEEEEEIWGKGKAAYYASNDAQIESDDEETIALELQEAKRLQIKSRENMTDTDFGLEDVLDLENTEEENFLGESVSCSVKSLPQDKNSIIRHLEKTDPLSLALARDWSDTANSLQTAKARLERLQATDPHSLTLGMVQLHYQTLLTYGSALAFYLHLRAQEKYAHKPELLNEHPVMKRLMMLKQSLMTLEELDFAGEGSDEDDESDFDLGVNDEELMADALQLWESEDTNNKNKTKTTTAVTKDVEVSVPPKKKRKTLPDSAPVFDLVEPKFVPSSKTSSSRPSSEVFDVYGEATSLQSADAADKSARKKSLRFHTSKIDNTSARRRGARNMALGGDDDIPYRERKREKEDRVAQGVKARVQNQGGMDLDNTEPEHRVQEDVEGEDGYYELVSKKLKEKKVAKKAEYEAARAERLVDVKEGVSGPRSLTRAILSNKGLTPHRAKNVRNPRVKKRQKFEQAKRKVASQKAVYKGGISKTGGRYDGERTGISKVVKSVHLG; encoded by the exons ATGCCTCGAAGGCCATCCAAGAAAATCAGGAATTTGAAACAAAAACTCCATTCAGTAAATCGAAACGATGCCAGAATCAGCAAGTGGAACGATATCTCAGACATACCcctcgatgaagaggaagaat TCCATGCCTCTCGGGACCAAATCCTGCTCGATGGAGAGAATAATGAAGACGAGAACgtggatgaggatgaggtgtTTACATTGAAAGGCATGCCGGATCATGATGACGATGGGGACAGTGAAGACGAGGCCGGAATTGGAGATGAGGACATGGACGTTGATTTACCCACCCCTCGAAAGTCGTCTGGGAGGAAAAAACAGAAGACAAAGGCTTCTGAAGAatcagaggaggaagaggaagaagaggaagaaatttgGGGAAAAGGGAAGGCAGCATATTACGCCTCCAACGACGCTCAGATAGAATCCGACGACGAGGAGACCATTGCTTTAGAATTACAGGAAGCAAAACGGCTACAGATAAAGTCACGGGAGAACATGACTGATACTGATTTCGGATTAGAGGATGTTCTTGACTTGGAGAAtacggaggaggagaa TTTTCTTGGGGAATCTGTTTCCTGTTCTGTGAAAAGTCTTCCTCAAGACAAGAATTCGATCATCAGACACCTCGAAAAAACCGACCCACTAAGTTTGGCTTTAGCCCGCGATTGGTCTGATACGGCGAATAGTCTGCAAACAGCCAAGGCAAGGCTTGAGAG GTTGCAGGCAACAGACCCCCACTCCCTGACCTTGGGCATGGTTCAACTTCACTATC AAACTCTTCTAACCTACGGAAGTGCACTCGCGTTCTATTTACACCTGCGGGCACAAGAAAAGTACGCTCACAAACCGGAGTTGCTTAACGAACACCCAGTCATGAAACGACTCATGATGTTAAAGCAATCCCTTATGACACTGGAAGAGCTCGACTTTGCTGGTGAAGGCTCAGACGAGGATGACGAAAGCGATTTTGATCTGGGTGTGAACGACGAAGAACTGATGGCTGATGCCCTACAGCTGTGGGAGAGTGAGGATACGAACAACAAGAacaagacgaagacgaccaCAGCGGTCACGAAAGATGTTGAGGTGTCTGTCCCTCCAAAGAAAAAACGCAAGACTCTTCCGGACTCCGCACCCGTGTTCGATCTGGTTGAACCCAAGTTCGTCCCTTCCTCCAAAACCTCAAGCTCTCGACCTTCATCCGAAGTATTCGATGTCTATGGTGAAGCTACTTCACTTCAGAGCGCCGACGCCGCCGATAAGAGTGCACGAAAGAAATCGCTCCGTTTTCATACTTCCAAAATCGACAACACCAGTGCTCGAAGACGAGGAGCAAGAAACATGGCGTTGGGCGGTGACGACGATATACCTTACCGCGAACGTAAACGAGAGAAAGAGGACCGGGTCGCGCAGGGGGTGAAGGCTCGAGTTCAAAACCAGGGTGGTATGGACTTGGATAATACAGAACCTGAACATAGGGTCCAAGAAGATGTTGAAGGAGAGGATGGGTATTACGAGTTAGTTTCGAAAAAactgaaagaaaagaaggtcGCAAAGAAAGCTGAATACGAGGCGGCTCGTGCTGAACG TCTCGTTGACGTTAAGGAAGGAGTATCAGGGCCACGATCCCTTACTCGGGCTATCCTCAGCAACAAGGGACTCACACCTCATCGCGCAAAGAATGTTCGCAATCCTCGTGTCAAGAAACGGCAAAAATTCGAGCAAGCCAAGAGGAAGGTTGCTTCCCAAAAGGCAGTTTATAAGGGAGGAATCAGCAAAACTGGTGGTCGCTATGATGGAGAACGAACCGGTATATCGAAGGTTGTTAAGAGTGTCCATTTGGGATAA